Genomic segment of Chionomys nivalis chromosome 17, mChiNiv1.1, whole genome shotgun sequence:
ACGCAGCAGAATTCTGCTAAGGAAACCCTAGCAGTTACCACAGAGGCTGCACACAGCAATCCTCCAGGAAGTTTAAAAAGAGCATAGATCCAATCACACCAATTAAGTAGAACTGGAAAGGGTATGGGAAGCTGATCTTGATTTATAAAGTCAGGGAAGTtggtggctttttgtttttgttttgagacagagtctcatcctGTACCACATTGCAACGGTTAGCATACTGACTGACGCGGTGCAGGGAGTGCGTGTTCCCGTcttgggttctctggaacagTCCCCCTGGGTTGTAACTCTGCTCCTCCTTTCTTAGCCGTCATGGAAATGATGAGCCAGAAGATCCAGCAGCTCACAGCCCTGGGAGCGACGCAGGCGACGGCCAAGGCGTGAGGATGTGCTGCGGAGATGTAGCAGTGAAGGGCCCTGTTTCAAGGGGCCTGAGACTGTGGGCAGTGGCCTACTGGTGTCTGGGAAGAGTTGTGTTTAATGTTAATAAAAGTGCCAGCTGGGCAAATGGTGGTCTCTTATATTTAAAAAGGGTCGGGTGATGAACGGGGAGTGTCCAGAGGGTGTGCTCTTGCCGAGAACCCGAAAATGGGCCAATTACACTGCCTTTAGAGGTTCCACCTTGGGCTCTCAGAAACGGGAAGAAAGTGCACGCATTTTTCTGGGTTGCCGTGGGGACGGCTTGCGGGCGGAAGTGGAGCTGCACTAGACACTTCCTCTTCCGGGTCGACCTTCCCGTGGAGCGAACCGTATGGGTTTTCGTTTCCTGCATGGTGTCCTAACACTGCTGCTGCCTCTGCGGTCCGTTCTCCAAACCCAGCGTCGTTTAATCGGTCAAGAGTCCGTTTCGCCCCCTAAAAGGCCTCGCTGCAACCCCATGGCACCACCCCGAATCGGGACGCACAACGGCACCTTCCATTGCGACGAGGCTTTGGCTTGCGCGTTACTCCGACTCCTGCCCGAGTACAGGGTACGGACCGCCTGCGAACCTAACTGGCTGGGTACCCTCTAGTGTTTGCTTCCCCTGAGCACGACCTCCCTAGACACATCCCCTTAGAGACCCAGCCTCAATCCTCTGCTGCCTGACAGCCCCTCTTATGTCTGCAGGATGCAGAAATTGTACGGACTCGGGACCCTGAAAAACTGGCTTCGTGTGACATCGTGGTGGATGTGGGTGGCGAGTACAACCCTCTGAAACACCGTTATGATCATCACCAGAggtgagttcacacacacacctgttctcTGGCTTTCCTAACTTTCGTTTGTGCTGCAATCCCTCCTTCATCGCTGCCTCATCGTTGAATCGCCCTTAATTGCCCTGGGACTGAAACCCCCACAGGCAGGCCTCCCCTGCTTTAACCCTTGGCCTTGCAGCAGGCAGTTCAGTCCTTCTAATTCAAGGaccttttgcttttttatttttatttttttgtttgtttttcaagacagggtttctttgtagttttggagcttgccctggagctagctcttgtcgaccaggctgttctcgagctcacagagatccgcccgcctctgcctccggagtgctgggattaaaggggtgcgccaccaccgcccggctgcttttttattttatgtgtatggatgtttggcCTGCATTCATGTCTGCACCAAGTGTACTGAcgcccacagaggtcaggaggTGTCAGGATACCCTGGAATTGGGGTTAAGgagggttgtgagctgtcacttgGATGTAGGGGATTGAACTTGCCTCtactgcaagagcagccagctcttTGCCATCGCTAGCTCCGTGATGGctagttttaattttcagttgACACTCACCTGGAATTGGTTcagtgagggattatctagatcaggctggcctgtgggcatttCGCGGGACATCTTGATTACCTTGATTGAGTGGGAGGCATTAAATCCTGGCCTCCACGAGTCAGAAGGAAGCCAAGCACTAGAAGCGTGCATGTGCctgttttttctctgcttttgccTGTGGGTGAGATGTGACTTGCTGTGTAAGCTCCTGCCCCTTCCCTGCTGTGGTGGACCATAAGCTACGTTGATCCTGTGTTGACCTCTGTCAGGCGTTGTATCACAGAAATGAAGTGCGCCCCTTCTCCCACACCTCAAACCCGTGCTCACACTTCGGTCAGCGTCCCCATTTTTCCTAAAAGAGAATAaacttttcctgtttcttcatgtTCCCACCTCCAAAATTTCTCAACTCTCCCTTccaatttaagaaaatgttctcccttctgttgtgtttgtttgCAGTTTATTGAggcttctctgtagccctggctgccctggaactctcagagatccacccgctcttcctcccgagtgctgggattaaagctgtgtaccacctggctgctgctgctttttattttaagtaaatatgtaAGTAAAGAGCATCTGCACGGGATGTAGACTTCCTTGTCTCTAAAGTATGACACCCGCTTACCTGACATCGCAGGTGATCTAGAGATGATCGAAAGGATACAGgaggaggctgggcagtggtgctgcacacctttacccagcactcgggaggccgatctctgagttcaggctagcctggtctacaagagctagttccaggactagagaaatcctgtctcaaaaaaaaaaaaaaaggaagaaagataaaaagaaaagatgcagGTGGAAGAATAAGGCCCCAACACTTAGGAAGTAAAGACAGGAAGGTCATGAGTTAAAGGTCATCATTTGTGAGCAAGTTTGAGCCTGGATCAATAAGACCTATttccaagccgggtggtggccgcacacacacacctttagtcccagcacttcggaggcaggtggatctcaaggaGTTCAatgcaagcctggtctacaaagccaggacagccaggactgttacacagagaaaccttgtcttgaaaaaccaaaaaaaaaaaaaccatcaagagaaaaaaatttttttttaatttatctacttatttattatctatacagtgtctgtctgcatgtatgtctgcaggccagaagaaggcaccagatctcattacagatggttgtgagcacatgtggttgctgggaattgaactcaggacctccgaaAGAATAGTCAGTGgtcttatctactgagccatctctccagtcccaagagaaaAATTTTATAGCTGGTTGTGGTATCaaattcctttaatcctagcacttgggatcaaaggcatgcagaTCTCCTGAGTTgagaccagtctagtctacagagtgagttccagaacagccagggctacccagagaaaccctgactccaaaaaccaaaccaaaacaaaaatatgtgtgtCTTCTAAGGCAAACGCTGTCTCATTTTACATAAAGGATTTGAGCACCTGGAGGTCGGGTCCTCGAGGTTCTGTGAGTCACAGCTGCTGCTGTTTGCCAGGTCCCTACGCGAACTTTAAAGGATAGGAGCTTAGGTTGCAAAACATAGAGCCTGGCATACAGTAAGCGATGGGTTCCAGCCGTTGTCGAGTGAATGCAGGAATGTAAACTTTCAACCAAGGCCTGGAAAAGCCAACATAATTCGAGTGGGTTTCCTTTTCCCATCCTGCTGATACCCGGGATATAAACTTGCGCACTTAACTAGACTCTTGGACCGGCTCCTCCACTGCAGCCCCTCCCTGTGCTCCTCAGGACTTTTACAGAAACCATGAGTTCCCTGTGCCCTGGGAAGCCATGGCAGACGAAGCTGAGCAGTGCGGGACTTGTCTATCTGCACTTCGGGCATAAGCTACTGGCCCAGTTGCTGGGCACTAGTGAAGAGGACAGCGTGGTGGACACCCTCTATGACAAGGTAGGGACTGTGTCTACACCCCACCCAGCTGGCCAGAAATGGCACAGGTGATGCAGCACTGGACAAGGCCAGTCACTGACTGGGGGACTGTCCTAGTCACGGttctgttgtgaagagacaccatgaccacagcaactctgtagggtatggtttcagaggtttagtccatatcCTCATGGTGGAGAGCGTattggcatgcaggcagacaatgCTGAAGTAGCTGCGAATTCTACATCCAGGTGGGCAGGCAAGGCTTATCTTttgacttcctccaacaaggccacacctcctaagcttTCTCGAGTAGCCTCACTCCTAATGCCGGAGCATTCGAATATATAAGCCTGtaggggccattcttactcagcCCACCACAGGGACCCAACGGTTAAGTCTCCCCATCAGGTATGTCCTTTGTGCCTTCCCAGCCTACATCCTGGAGTGGAGAGGACTGGACATTAGTGTTTAGGAAAGGGGTCTTActactttattattttgagataggttctgccatacatttaaaaagaaaaaaagaaaaagaagcccaaTTATTCCAGGCGTGGTGGTATACACACTTCACCCAACACTTGAGAGACTtagacaggaggatcttgaggCCCAGGCCAATCTggatcctgactcaaaaacctCACCAAACTAACAAGAGTCACTCGATATCTCCGAGTAACCAGGTGAGGCTGCTTATACTCGAAGGCATCAGGCTCAGAGATGTTATTGTACACCTGGCTATCGTACATCTCTCAGTATCTCCATAATTCACTGGTGCGCAGGAGTTGGCAGGCTCAGGAGGAAAGGACAGATTGCAGAAGCATCTCCAAGTTCAGGCCAAACAGTACCGAGGACAACATTTAACCCTATTCCTGTGAAATTCACTGGTCAATCCTCAGATCCATCCAGTCTCCATCACCCCGAGGTTCAGCTTTGCAGGTAGGCTGCTGAGTTCAGGCCTCAAGCTTAGTTGTCCAGCATCTGCTCCCGTTTGTTGTGCCAGAGGGGAAGAAGTGACTAGGGTAAACAGTTTTGTGAATGGCAAGGCTTTAAACACTGGGGTCATTTGTTTCCTCTGCTgatgggtttctttttttctttttggtttttcgagacaggatttctctgtggttttggagcctgtcctggaactccctttgtagaccaggctggcctcgaactcacagagatccgcctgcctctgcctcccaagtgctgggattaaaggcatgcgccaccatcgcccggctgctgATGGGTTTTCTAAGTAGCTGATTTAGCCAGTTTTAAGCGACTATCAAGGCCTTGGTAGAGACAAGGGGTGCTGTGCAGAGAGAAGtttactttttattctctctgagaCTAGTGCTCTTTGTACACATCATGTGTGGGACTGGTATGGAAGTGCATTTTGTAGGGAGGGGAGTTTGTCATGAATGGCTTGTGCTGGTTCTGCCCTAGGATTTGAGGTGTATTCAAACTTTTCTTCAAACTCAAATGCTGCAGCTCCTAACATAATGGTATAAGTTGTATGGCATGTGCTGATAACATATGGTACGTATTGTATAAGCTGAAACACATGGCCTCATCTCAAAGCCCCATGTCTCAGCTCTTAATGTCCATCACTTTCCCACTGTATTTGCCAGACCTTTTACTGTCTCATTCATTTGCTCTGCAGCCTACTTAGCCCACATACTCTTCCCTTCCTTGGCCCAGGAATCCATTTCCACAATCGTACATAGGAACTGAAATCCCTGTTCAAAATCATAaccaggccgggcgatggtgacgcatgcctttaatcccagcactcgggaggcagaggcaggtggatctctgtgagttcgagaccagcctggtctacaagagctagttccaggacaggctccaaagccacagagaaaccctgtctcgaaaaaccaaaaaaaaaaaaaaaaaaaaaaaaaaaatcatagccaggctggaaaagagcACGGGATCCACTTCCAGAGGAcaggattcagtttccagcatccacgatggttcacaaacatctgtgagtttcaggggatctgatgccctcttcaggcctccactgGCACTAGGCATACACActgtgcacaggcatacatacaagcaaaacaacttttttttttttttttttttgagcttacATCTCATTATGTAGGCCTGGATGTCCGGGAACTCataatgtagaccaggttggcttgtagaccaagcaggccagagatctgcctgcttctgcctcctgagtgctaggattaaacgtgtgtgccacaATGCCCAGCTAATTTTGTTATGAGGGCTGGAAGGTTGGCCCAGCTGCTCTTGgagaggttcaattcccacacggtggctcactacctataatgagatctggcgtcctcttctggctgcaggtgtacatgcagagcacccatacacaaaatatataaaaaacttcaATGAAATAAAGTCAGCAAGCCCCCTGGGCATACATCTTCAGGTGACCCGAATCTGAGCCCTAACTCCAAGCCGctgtcttccctcctcctcccatctggTCAATGGTGAAACACTCGGGGCTGTTGTGAGGAAGTGTTTACACTCTGAAACCAATACCAACTTTACCATGATGGCATGCTCAGCCTACCTCTCCCTGCTCTTTAGATGTATGAGAACTTCGTGGAAGAGGTAGACGCAGTGGACAATGGGATCTCGCAGTGGGAAGAAGGGGAGCCGCGGTATGCACTGACCACTACACTGAGCGCTCGGGTCGCTCGGCTCAACCCCACCTGGAACCAGCCCAACCAAGACACCGAGGTGAGCTGGCCTGGGTCACAGTAGAACTCGAGGACAAAGGAAGGACAGATGCCTTCCATCCAAGGCCTGGGATCATGTTCTGTGATTTCATCATTCCCAGGCAGGGTTCAGGCGTGCAATGGACCTGGTACAAGAAGAGTTTCTACAGAGACTGAATTTCTACCAGCATAGCTGGCTGCCAGCCCGGGCATTGGTAGAAGAGGCCCTGGCCCAGCGATTCAAGGTAAACTGGGCAGGTGGCCTGAGGGCCAGGGATGCTTCTGGGCCATCTGGTCAACTGGGCCTCCTGCTCCTACACAGACCTAGCCACATACTGTTTCCCTTTCAGGTGGACCCAAGTGGGAAGGTAGTGGAACTTGCAGAAGGCGGATGCCCTTGGAAAGAGCATCTCTACCACCTAGAATCTGAGCTGTCCCCACCAGTGGCCATCACCTTTGTTATCTACACTGATCAGGCTGGACAGTGGCGAGTCCAATGTGTACCCAAGGAGCCTCACTCATTCCAAAGCCGGTGAGTCCCCCAAAACTACCCTGCCTGCCTTCAGGTGTTTCAGCACTGTTGGAGTCTGACACCCTTAGCTACTCATGCCTTCCTTTGTTCTTACATAGGCTGCCCCTGCCAGAGCCATGGCGAGGACTTCGGGATGAGGCCCTGGACCAAGTCAGTGGGATCCCTGGCTGCATCTTCGTCCATGCCAGTGGCTTCATTGGTGGGCACCACACTCGAGAAGGTGCCCTAAACATGGCCCGTGCCACTCTTGCCCAGCACCCAGCAACTACGCCCCTTACAAATTCTGCAGTCTAATAAAATTTCATCTCTCACCGACCCAGGCCCTTATCTACCAGCCCAGTCATTTTCTCAGACTTAGTAAGTACAACATCCTATGGACAGCCCTAGCATAGGGCTGTCCCACCACTTCTCAGCTCTGCAAACACCGACAGCCATCAGTGGGCTGGgcagatgctcagcagttaagagtattgttGCCCTAGGAGAGGAGCcagattcgattcccagcacccacacagcagatcacataactgtctataactccagttccagaaaatccaACACCCCCTACTGACTTTGTGGGCACTAgacacatgtgacacacacataaatattaaatcttaaagggcagaagagatggttcacaggttaagagcactggctgctctttcagaggtcttaagttcaattcccagcaaccacatactggctcacagccatctagaatgagatatggtgccctcttctggcatgcaggcagaacaccatagacataatcttaaaaaaagaagaaaaaggaagccatCAGAGGACTAAATAGCTTGATCAAATTTGCAGGTAGCTAGAAAGAGACAGTGGAATCTTGGCCCGTGGTCCCACTCCTTTTTTTCTACTATACCCAGCAACATACTAGAAGACGAACAGAACCCAGAGGCTTTATTTACACATGGGAGTGAGGGGAGTGGGGCTGAGGAGGTAGCGGTCCTGGAAGAGGGTCCCAAGGGGCAGACGTTAGTGGTGTCTCAGTAAATAGTGGTACTTCATGAATAGAGCCTCCACCTCCAGCTGGGGGCTCCTGGGCCCGGCCAAGGACTGGGCTAAAGCGTGGAAACTGGGCATTGACAAAGTACAGAGGGATGTGGGCGATTCGGCCTGTGGACCAGCACTGCAGAAAACAGGTAGGAAAAGGAGTCAAGAGCATGGACCTAGAAGTGGCCTATGACAGGCCCAAACCACTGGGTCTCTAGCCATCCAGGAGACCCTACAGAGCATGCTCATGCGCACACAGCCAAGCCCTTGTCTACTCACCACACTGAGCAAGGCCCCTTTGttgaaggaaggatggaaagtgATGAGCTGAGCCTGGGCTCCTGGTTCCCCCTGAATAATGCCACTGTGGCAAGAAGGGGAAGAGGTGAGGCCAAGGGCAGCGGGAAGTTTGTGTAGCTATATGTGGGGACGTGCTGCGTAGGCCAGACCCACACGTCTGCTCAGTACTTACCAGGGAAGAAGCTCAAACACAGGGCTGTTCCGAGTTCGAAAAAGGAGGATGATGGGAGTCCCATCCTGTACCCGTGGGTTTCCTGTAAGAAAAGGTTCAGCTAATACAGGAaactcccctttttgtctaaataagatagagccaaaccaaatacaactatatacaataggaacaaataataaatatactaaacgttCTATTTCAAAAAAtctaatgtagagagtaactacaattatctaatcttcaactccgtcaaagatctgagaagggaattaatattacttaacaaacgagagatttccaaaatgtgcaacaaatgacagagacaactgactacctgggcaatcacccaaagtctcgtttgcaatgttgagtcaaccaactttggctaaggcctaacataactgacataccattattaaaagcaaggaactttcttagaactatcctaccctgtcttggcaagataagacaatcctgtttcatccacttctggatattctgtatctttgtcagtagttgaggtatgggcttttcttaacccaaaggccagttctgccaagaagacaagctcccagtggagtgtctttggtgctcaacgttctctcgggagtagagtggtgttgccaggagtaattgtgtctcattagcacagaattctaggttagattaaaggccatttttctacagttcttcgaagaggctgaagatcatactatttatactaaatataatctctatgtatctaaaaaacctgattaacctaaaaataaatatgacaaacatataattctcaatacctatctaacttgaagactaagaataaacaactgtgcaatatatgaagacaatgatcttcaactgtaaacaatgtcaatatataaatagtatcagaggtagataGAAATGTACTtttaatatggtagatgtatcaaaacaatataaagttataagcatactcttatacaaaaatagaggtaggaacactcacattcaatattcaatatatcaatatacaagaaacagtaccaatacaattttctaaaatcagtaattcacaaataccaatcatcctaTCAAACCAGTTAATTCCCCcacctttttttgaaaatatttattatatatacattattctgtctgtgtgtatgcctccaggccagaagagggcaccagaccacattacagatggctgtgagccacatgtggttgctgggaattgaactcaggacctttggaagagcaggcaatgctcttaacctctgagccatctctccagccccctgctagcaaggtgattggctgggtcccccctaatgaatgcagacagattgtaaaaatatatacagctttaatggggaaatagacttacagaaccacaggttcctgtggagaacaggaaagcagaagaagccGCTGGGAGCGCACCCGCAAtcttaagtaaaaaatatcctcgggggaccccgccccctgctagcaaggtgattggctgggtccccCTACAGGAAACTCTAGAAGCCAGGTCCCAGAGGGCAAGGGcagagaacaacagcaacaacagcgcTGGTGCTGTCGAGTCTGTTAGGCTGTGGCTTAAAAAAGGCACCTTTTCTCTAGTGggtgtaatggcacacacctttaatccagtgaGTAAGTTctgtaagttctaggacagccagggctaatcaaagagaccccgtctcaacaAAGCCCCATTCTCTTTACTCCTCACCTTTCATGAGCACAGCCAGGCGTTCACCACTAGGGTCCCAAACCATGGAGTGGGCCTCTCCTCCGAGCCTGTGCCAGGCCAGGACAGGTGCAGTCAGTGTGGCTCTCCCGACTCCTCACCCCTCCTCCCACGGGCACTGAAacccacctctcctctccatctgGGGTCTGTATTGTTGTCTCAGAAAGATCTGCCACAATTGTTGCTGACTTCGCACCTCCAACGTGACCCTTCTCTGTCCCTGTAAGGGCAGAGGTTTCTAATGTGCAGTGATAGGTTCCTAGGTTTCCGTGCGTCCTTCACCCCCAGTGCACTCTACAGGCTGCCGTCTCCCTCTGCAGTGCTGCAACTCACCACACGGGTCCGGGAATGACAAGGAGTAAATCAGCGCTTCCCCCAGCACAGTGAAGAGCAGTCGGTTTCCATCTGGGCTCCAGCAGGCGGTCTGGGGACAGGAAGGAAAAGCCAGGAGAAAAGAGGTCTGAACTACAGCAGGACAGAAGTAGAGGCGGGGAGCCAAGCCTACTAacatccccttcctcccagcgTCTGTGGGCCATAGGCCCCGCTTACCTGACAGCGCCCTGAGAGAGTTGGCCACCTCTCACAAGTCCACATCTGGGTCTCCCAGACTCTGTGCCAGAGAAGACAAAGATTACAGCCTGGGGCCTTCATGCTCCAAACCTGGACTGTCTCATCTTGCAGTCCCCAGAGTCAGGTGCCTTTCTCTGGAATCTTGGCTCCTCACCCACTCACCGAAAGACAGCTGAAGGGGTAGTAGCCAGGACTTTGCTGCCATCTGGGGACCACAGCAAGTTGGTAACCCCTCCTCCTCGGAACCAAGGAAGGGGGACACAGATTTCTGTTGAGACATCCCATACCTAAGG
This window contains:
- the Aaas gene encoding aladin isoform X1; its protein translation is MCSLGLFPPPPPRGQVTLYEHNNELVTGNSYESPPPDFRGQWINLPVLHLTKDPLKTPGRLEHGTRTAFIHHREQVWKRCISVWRDVGLFGVLNEIANSEEEVFEWVKTASSWALTLCRWASSLHGSLFPHMSLRSEDLIAEFAQVTNWSSCCLRVFAWHPHTNKFAVALLDDSIRVYNASSTIVPSLKHRLQRNVAALAWKPLSASVLAVACQSCILIWTLDPTSLSTRPSSGCAQVLSHPGHTPVTSLAWAPSGGRLLSASPVSAAVLVWDVSTEICVPLPWFRGGGVTNLLWSPDGSKVLATTPSAVFRVWETQMWTCERWPTLSGRCQTACWSPDGNRLLFTVLGEALIYSLSFPDPCGTEKGHVGGAKSATIVADLSETTIQTPDGEERLGGEAHSMVWDPSGERLAVLMKGNPRVQDGTPIILLFRTRNSPVFELLPCGIIQGEPGAQAQLITFHPSFNKGALLSVCWSTGRIAHIPLYFVNAQFPRFSPVLGRAQEPPAGGGGSIHEVPLFTETPLTSAPWDPLPGPLPPQPHSPHSHV
- the Myg1 gene encoding MYG1 exonuclease, yielding MGFRFLHGVLTLLLPLRSVLQTQRRLIGQESVSPPKRPRCNPMAPPRIGTHNGTFHCDEALACALLRLLPEYRDAEIVRTRDPEKLASCDIVVDVGGEYNPLKHRYDHHQRTFTETMSSLCPGKPWQTKLSSAGLVYLHFGHKLLAQLLGTSEEDSVVDTLYDKMYENFVEEVDAVDNGISQWEEGEPRYALTTTLSARVARLNPTWNQPNQDTEAGFRRAMDLVQEEFLQRLNFYQHSWLPARALVEEALAQRFKVDPSGKVVELAEGGCPWKEHLYHLESELSPPVAITFVIYTDQAGQWRVQCVPKEPHSFQSRLPLPEPWRGLRDEALDQVSGIPGCIFVHASGFIGGHHTREGALNMARATLAQHPATTPLTNSAV
- the Aaas gene encoding aladin isoform X3, which gives rise to MCSLGLFPPPPPRGQVTLYEHNNELVTGNSYESPPPDFRGQWINLPVLHLTKDPLKTPGRLEHGTRTAFIHHREQVWKRCISVWSSCCLRVFAWHPHTNKFAVALLDDSIRVYNASSTIVPSLKHRLQRNVAALAWKPLSASVLAVACQSCILIWTLDPTSLSTRPSSGCAQVLSHPGHTPVTSLAWAPSGGRLLSASPVSAAVLVWDVSTEICVPLPWFRGGGVTNLLWSPDGSKVLATTPSAVFRVWETQMWTCERWPTLSGRCQTACWSPDGNRLLFTVLGEALIYSLSFPDPCGTEKGHVGGAKSATIVADLSETTIQTPDGEERLGGEAHSMVWDPSGERLAVLMKGNPRVQDGTPIILLFRTRNSPVFELLPCGIIQGEPGAQAQLITFHPSFNKGALLSVCWSTGRIAHIPLYFVNAQFPRFSPVLGRAQEPPAGGGGSIHEVPLFTETPLTSAPWDPLPGPLPPQPHSPHSHV